Proteins from a genomic interval of Zonotrichia leucophrys gambelii isolate GWCS_2022_RI chromosome 5, RI_Zleu_2.0, whole genome shotgun sequence:
- the TMEM41B gene encoding transmembrane protein 41B produces MAQRRAAAASESARHQRQLLEGKALAEGGSARTSLLILVSIFLSAAFLMFLVYKNFPQLSEEERESIKVPRDMDDAKALGKVLSKYKDTFYVQVLVAYFATYVFLQTFAIPGSIFLSILSGFLYPFPLALFLVCLCSGLGASFCYMLSYLVGRPVVYRYLTEKAVKWSEQVERHREHLINYIIFLRITPFLPNWFINITSPVINVPLKVFFIGTFLGVAPPSFVAIKAGTTLYQLTTAGEAVSWNSVFVLMILAILSILPALFQKKLKQKFE; encoded by the exons ATGGCGCAGCGAAGGGCGGCGGCGGCGTCGGAGAGCGCCAGGCACCAGCGGCAGCTTCTGGAAG GGAAAGCCCTTGCAGAAGGTGGATCAGCTCGGACATCACTTCTTATTTTAGTGTCCATCTTCTTATCAGCTGCTTTCCTCATGTTCCTGGTATATAAAAATTTCCCACAACTTAGTGA agaagaaagagaatcTATAAAGGTTCCCAGAGATATGGATGATGCAAAGGCCTTGGGAAAAGTCTTGTCCAAATACAAGGACACGTTTTACGTTCAAGTGTTAGTGGCTTATTTTGCCACATATGTTTT CTTGCAAACATTTGCTATTCCTGGGTCTATATTCCTCAGTATCCTGTCAGGGTTTCTTTATCCCTTCCCACTGGCCttatttcttgtttgtttg tgctcAGGACTTGGGGCTTCATTCTGCTACATGCTGTCATACCTAGTGGGACGTCCCGTTGTATACAGATATTTAACAGAAAAAGCAGTCAAATGGTCAGAACAG gtTGAACGACATAGAGAACATCTCATTAACTACATAATATTTTTGAGAATAACACCTTTTCTCCCCAACTGGTTTATCAATATCACATCTCCTGTAATCAACGTGCCATTGAAAGTGTTTTTCATTGGCACTTTCCTAG GTGTAGCACCACCATCTTTTGTAGCCATTAAGGCAGGAACAACGCTGTACCAGCTTACAACAGCAGGGGAAGCTGTTTCCTGGAACTCTGTTTTTGTCCTCATGATTCTAGCCATCCTCTCCATCCTACCAGCTCTGTTCCAGAAGAAGCTGAAACAGAAGTTTGAATAA